The genomic region AAGAGGAGCAGAATTTAGTAAATGATAAGGTTCTTGCAGATGAATTGGGATTTGTATATTTTCATGGAAAGACACTAAAGGGTCAACTCAGAAAGAAAGCAAAGTGGATAGAAGAAAAAATAGAAAAAATAAAGGGAAAAGAAGGAGTAAAGCCATTTAAGCAATCTATTATAAAGTTATTTGGAAGTGAGTTTGGTGGGGGCAAAGAACAGCTTGAAGAAAGTAGCCAAATAGTAATACCCAGTCAGAGGGGAATAATGACAATTACAAATTTGGAATTACCAAAAAATATTAGAGATTATTTTAAAAATATTAATGATTATAAAGATGAAGATTATAAAATAACACCCTATGATATGATAAAGGCTCAAACCCAAAAAAGAACTAGAATACAAATAAAAGAATCTGGAACAGTTGAAAATGGCATGATGATGACATATCATACCGTTAAAGATGGGTTAGTTTTTTATAGTGAAATTGGTTTTTTAGAAAGGATAGATTTTAAAGATTTAATTTCCTTAAATATTGTAGTAAAGTCCCTTGATAGTATAGGTTCATCTATAAATCGTGGAAGGGGAAAAATAAAGGCAGAGCTTTTAAATGAAAATTGCAAGTTAATTAAGGAAATTGAAAATGTTGATTGTTTGGAGGTGTTGTTAGGTGAATAAATACATAGTATTACAAATAGAAAATTTACAGCCCTTAAAAATTGGAGCAAGGGGAGTACAAAACCAAATGGAAAATTCAAAATCATACATTCCAGGATCTACAATAAGGGGTGCAGCAATTTCCAGTCTGATAAATAGATTAAAATTGGACAGTAATTTATGCAGTATTAGTAATGGAAAAAGCTATAAAAAAAAGCTATTGGAGGATATGAAATTTTATAATGGATATCCTTTTTATGATGAAAAATTATTTATACCTACTCCTACTCACCTCAGAACAAACAAGCATAACTTTAGAGAGGCAATGATAAAAAAATCTGAAGAGTTGTTTAAACTTGGAAATTTATTAGATAATGAAAAGCAAATAAATACATTTCCCATTTCTTTTATTTCAATTAATGAGAATTTAAAGCTTAATCATATTGAAATAAAAAAGGAATTAAGGTTACACCATAATAAATCTAAAAACAGAGACAATCTTTTTAGATATGAAGCAATAAAAAATGGACATGTTTTTACAGCTATTATAAAAGCCGATGAAGAAATAGGTGAAATATTAGGTGGGATTTTAAAGAAAAATGAAAAATGGTATTTAGGAGGTTCTAAAGGTTCAGGATATGGATTATGTAAAGTTGATTTTGTAGGTACATATGATAAATATAGTGAAGTAAAAAATAATATTGGATTAAAATACACAACTAAATCAGGAAAAAAACTAATATTAACCTGTTTATCTGATTGTATTTTAAGGGATGAGAGTGGCAATCCTACTAATCATATTGTTGAAATTCAATTGCAAAAAATACTTAAAGGAAAAAAAATTAAGTTTGAAAGAATAATTGCTAACCAGGGATATTCTGAAGGATACAATATGAAATGGGGAGCAAGGTATCCAAAGGAAAGCACAGTTAAAGCTGGGTCTATTATGGTTTATAATTGTGAGGATGAGATTTCAAAGGAAGATTTATTAAGGATAGATGAGCATCTTTTTGGCATGAGAACTACAGATGGATATGGTTGGATTGCTGGAAATATTGATTATCCTAAAGAAATAAATCTTAATGCTAAAGAATTTAGTAGTGAAAGAAATGATGAAGATTTTGAAAAGGATATAAATATAAAGGATGTAGAAGGTTCTGAAACATTTAATATTATAGTTAATGGGCTTTATGATGCCAAGGAAAAATGGCTTAGACATATTTTTATTCAAGAAAGAAAAAAAGAAGATAATCCAATAAATGTTAATATTGAAAAGGATAGTCATAAGCAAAATATTATACAAATTATGGAGAAGGGAAAAATTAATATAGAAAACATATTAAATAGAGAGTATATGAAGGATAAGGAAAAATTTAGCATTAATAACAACTCTTTTTTAGATATATATAATTATTATTATGGAGATAAACAAAACGATTATTTAAAAAATTACATAGATACAAAATTAAATTCTAAAAAAGGAAATTTATTCTATAAAGATATGGATGGAAAGGAATTTTTAAAGGATTTAGTAATTGTATCCTTAAATATAGGAGGTGGAAGTGTTGAATAAAATAATTAAATATAGGTTCAATATAGAGGCCATTACACCTGTATATTTTGGGAGTGAAGAAAAGGGAGAGTTTTTAAAAAACTCCTATGGAAATCCATTTATTACTGGAAACTCAATTGGAGGAGCTATAAGAAGCTTTTTAGAAAAGTATATGGGAAATAAAGAAAATATAATAGAAGTTCTAGGTGGAGAAGCTGTTAATGAAGAAAAACTTGACTTTATAGAAAGTAATGCTATTATTACCGATGGAATAATAGCAGGAAGTAAGGAAGATATTTGTATAAAGGAAGGTACAAGGATTAATAGAAGAACTTCTACAGCTGATGATGGAAGCAAATATGAATTTGAATACCTGGATATTGGAACTAGGATATCCTTTGAAATAGAAATGGAATGTAATGATGAAAATGAAATAAAATTTAAAACCATTATAAAGGATATAACTAATGGAATAAGTGATAAAAAGCTTACTCTAGGAGGACAAGTTACCAACGGTTTTGGTCAATTCAAGATAAATCAAATAGAAAAAAAGGAATTTAATTTAGATAGTATTGAGGGATTAAAGGAATATATATTTAAAAGAAATGATAATAATTTACATTGGAAAAAAGTAAATGTTAATAATAATGCTAGTATAGATAATTGTGAAGAAATAAAATTTATACTGAAGGGAGGATTTCCCTATGGAGTATATCAAAATTATGATTATGATATAGAAAAGAATTTTAAGCTTAGTGGAATACAAAGGGGAAATAA from Clostridiisalibacter paucivorans DSM 22131 harbors:
- a CDS encoding RAMP superfamily CRISPR-associated protein; protein product: MNKYLLKITLKSEAIFNSGEEEQNLVNDKVLADELGFVYFHGKTLKGQLRKKAKWIEEKIEKIKGKEGVKPFKQSIIKLFGSEFGGGKEQLEESSQIVIPSQRGIMTITNLELPKNIRDYFKNINDYKDEDYKITPYDMIKAQTQKRTRIQIKESGTVENGMMMTYHTVKDGLVFYSEIGFLERIDFKDLISLNIVVKSLDSIGSSINRGRGKIKAELLNENCKLIKEIENVDCLEVLLGE
- a CDS encoding RAMP superfamily CRISPR-associated protein — its product is MNKYIVLQIENLQPLKIGARGVQNQMENSKSYIPGSTIRGAAISSLINRLKLDSNLCSISNGKSYKKKLLEDMKFYNGYPFYDEKLFIPTPTHLRTNKHNFREAMIKKSEELFKLGNLLDNEKQINTFPISFISINENLKLNHIEIKKELRLHHNKSKNRDNLFRYEAIKNGHVFTAIIKADEEIGEILGGILKKNEKWYLGGSKGSGYGLCKVDFVGTYDKYSEVKNNIGLKYTTKSGKKLILTCLSDCILRDESGNPTNHIVEIQLQKILKGKKIKFERIIANQGYSEGYNMKWGARYPKESTVKAGSIMVYNCEDEISKEDLLRIDEHLFGMRTTDGYGWIAGNIDYPKEINLNAKEFSSERNDEDFEKDINIKDVEGSETFNIIVNGLYDAKEKWLRHIFIQERKKEDNPINVNIEKDSHKQNIIQIMEKGKINIENILNREYMKDKEKFSINNNSFLDIYNYYYGDKQNDYLKNYIDTKLNSKKGNLFYKDMDGKEFLKDLVIVSLNIGGGSVE
- a CDS encoding RAMP superfamily CRISPR-associated protein yields the protein MNKIIKYRFNIEAITPVYFGSEEKGEFLKNSYGNPFITGNSIGGAIRSFLEKYMGNKENIIEVLGGEAVNEEKLDFIESNAIITDGIIAGSKEDICIKEGTRINRRTSTADDGSKYEFEYLDIGTRISFEIEMECNDENEIKFKTIIKDITNGISDKKLTLGGQVTNGFGQFKINQIEKKEFNLDSIEGLKEYIFKRNDNNLHWKKVNVNNNASIDNCEEIKFILKGGFPYGVYQNYDYDIEKNFKLSGIQRGNKGYYIPASSIKGLMKSEIEKLYNSLGVCSEDYVLKLFGGQNSIGRIIFKDIILNNANEIEVFYPKKIDGKSKEEDKYPTYNKVDRLVGSSYTNALFKQREIEGQALIELSLNNFVDNKEFVYPILTILRNIGLGLIPIGGRTSVGLGEFEAEEMKVTIKDYEVKIDFNIDSRSIEIKEDKEKLDDFRKAFKKSLEKGWVKND